One Sanguibacter sp. HDW7 DNA window includes the following coding sequences:
- the pyrR gene encoding bifunctional pyr operon transcriptional regulator/uracil phosphoribosyltransferase PyrR: MAGAPMPGGEGTTVLGAPEIARALTRIAHEILERNKGGDDVVLLGIPTRGLPLAHRLAERLAAVEPSLDAASLVGELDITMYRDDLHRHPTRPLGATTLPAGGIDGKVVVLVDDVLFSGRTIRAALDAINDLGRPRAVQLATLVDRGHRELPIRPDFVGKNLPTSQSERVAVLLDEIDGTDAVTITAGEEQA; this comes from the coding sequence ATGGCTGGCGCACCCATGCCCGGCGGCGAGGGGACCACGGTCCTCGGCGCCCCCGAGATCGCCCGGGCACTGACCCGGATCGCTCACGAGATCCTCGAGCGCAACAAGGGCGGTGACGACGTCGTCCTTCTCGGCATCCCGACGCGCGGCCTCCCGCTAGCGCACCGCCTCGCCGAGCGCCTCGCAGCCGTCGAGCCGAGCCTCGACGCGGCCTCGCTCGTCGGCGAGCTCGACATCACGATGTACCGCGACGACCTCCACCGGCACCCGACGCGCCCTCTCGGCGCGACGACGCTCCCTGCGGGCGGCATCGACGGCAAGGTCGTCGTCCTCGTCGACGACGTCCTCTTCTCGGGTCGCACCATCCGGGCCGCGCTCGACGCGATCAACGACCTCGGCCGGCCGCGCGCCGTCCAGCTCGCGACGCTCGTCGACCGCGGCCACCGCGAGCTGCCGATCCGCCCCGACTTCGTCGGCAAGAACCTCCCGACTTCCCAGAGCGAGCGCGTCGCCGTGCTCCTCGACGAGATCGACGGCACGGACGCCGTGACGATCACCGCGGGGGAGGAGCAGGCATGA
- the efp gene encoding elongation factor P, whose translation MATTNDIKNGTVLRLDGQLWTIIEFQHVKPGKGGAFVRTKMKNVVTGKTVDKTFNAGLKIETANVDKRNYQYLYKDGDDFIFMDTDTYDQVPVSAAVVGDAVNYMLENQMVLVAQNEGVPLYIELPASVVLEITYTEPGLQGDRSTGGTKPATLETGAEIQVPLFLEQGTKVKVDTRDGSYLGRVTD comes from the coding sequence GTGGCGACCACGAACGACATCAAGAACGGCACCGTGCTCCGGCTCGACGGCCAGCTCTGGACCATCATCGAGTTCCAGCACGTCAAGCCCGGCAAGGGCGGCGCGTTCGTCCGCACCAAGATGAAGAACGTCGTCACGGGCAAGACCGTCGACAAGACGTTCAACGCGGGCCTGAAGATCGAGACCGCGAACGTCGACAAGCGGAACTACCAGTACCTGTACAAGGACGGCGACGACTTCATCTTCATGGACACCGACACCTACGACCAGGTGCCGGTCTCGGCCGCGGTCGTCGGCGACGCGGTCAACTACATGCTCGAGAACCAGATGGTCCTCGTCGCGCAGAACGAGGGTGTGCCGCTCTACATCGAGCTCCCCGCGTCCGTCGTCCTCGAGATCACGTACACGGAGCCGGGCCTCCAGGGCGACCGTTCCACCGGTGGCACGAAGCCCGCGACGCTCGAGACCGGTGCCGAGATCCAGGTCCCGCTCTTCCTCGAGCAGGGCACCAAGGTCAAGGTCGACACCCGCGACGGCTCCTACCTGGGTCGCGTGACCGACTGA
- a CDS encoding AMP-binding protein: MDLADRPWLSSYAPGVAADVVIPDEPLHAVIERNAAAFPDRIALDFLGRRTTYRQLAAEVAQAAGVLTRLGVAPGDRVAIALPNCPTHVVAFYAVLRVGGVVVECNPTYTRDELAHQIADSGAKVAIAWEPTAARLLTVQADAGVDTVVAVDLTRDLPGAKRLALKLPVATARALRGQMRGDVPDGTPRWEELLRDARPVPASYPSPGSDDLALLQYTGGTTGTPKAAMLTHRNLVVNALQGQEWTQLGMDPAAGPSRGLSDDVVYGVLPFFHAFGLTLCLSFALRIGATLVLLPKFDVEQFLAAQKRVPGTFLPAVPPMLDRIAKAAPAGEVDLTSFQFAICGAMPLPGAVASAWEAATNGYAIEGYGMTETSPVALGSPCSDARQPGMLGVPFPSTYIRVTDQEDPTALVPAGERGELLISGPQVFQGYWNRPEESADSLVEIDGRTWVRTGDVVVVQPDGFVKLVDRIKEMIISGGFKVYPSQVEDRLREMPGIEDVAVVGVPGGDLGERVVAAIVLATDVAAAIDLEQVRAWGEEKLARYALPKQLEIVTELPRSQIGKVLRRVVRDDIMSRKQA; the protein is encoded by the coding sequence ATGGATCTTGCCGACCGTCCCTGGCTCTCCTCGTACGCGCCCGGCGTCGCCGCCGACGTCGTGATCCCCGACGAGCCCCTTCATGCCGTCATCGAGCGCAACGCTGCCGCGTTCCCCGACCGCATCGCGCTCGACTTCCTGGGACGGCGCACCACGTACCGCCAGCTCGCGGCCGAGGTCGCGCAGGCAGCCGGCGTCCTCACGCGCCTCGGCGTCGCACCGGGTGACCGCGTCGCGATCGCCCTGCCGAACTGCCCGACGCACGTCGTCGCGTTCTACGCCGTCCTGCGCGTCGGCGGCGTCGTCGTCGAGTGCAACCCCACGTACACGCGCGACGAGCTCGCCCACCAGATCGCCGACTCAGGCGCGAAGGTCGCGATCGCGTGGGAGCCCACGGCGGCCCGCCTCCTCACGGTCCAGGCCGACGCGGGCGTCGATACCGTCGTCGCAGTCGACCTCACGCGCGACCTTCCCGGAGCCAAGCGCCTCGCGCTCAAGCTGCCCGTCGCGACTGCCCGCGCGCTGCGCGGCCAGATGCGTGGCGACGTCCCCGACGGCACGCCCCGCTGGGAGGAGCTGCTGCGCGACGCTCGCCCCGTGCCCGCGAGCTACCCGTCGCCCGGCTCCGACGACCTCGCGCTCCTCCAGTACACGGGCGGCACGACCGGCACGCCCAAGGCCGCGATGCTCACGCACCGCAACCTCGTCGTCAACGCCCTCCAGGGTCAGGAGTGGACGCAGCTCGGCATGGACCCGGCTGCCGGCCCGAGCCGCGGCCTGTCCGACGACGTCGTCTACGGCGTCCTGCCGTTCTTCCATGCCTTCGGCCTGACGCTCTGCCTCTCCTTCGCGCTGCGCATCGGGGCGACGCTCGTCCTCCTGCCGAAGTTCGACGTCGAGCAGTTCCTCGCTGCGCAGAAGCGCGTGCCGGGAACGTTCCTGCCGGCCGTCCCGCCGATGCTCGACCGCATCGCCAAGGCGGCACCCGCCGGCGAGGTCGACCTCACGTCCTTCCAGTTCGCGATCTGCGGCGCCATGCCGTTGCCCGGCGCCGTCGCGTCGGCCTGGGAGGCTGCGACCAACGGTTACGCGATCGAGGGCTACGGCATGACGGAGACGTCGCCCGTCGCGCTCGGCTCACCGTGCTCCGACGCACGTCAGCCCGGGATGCTCGGCGTGCCGTTCCCGTCGACGTACATCCGGGTCACCGATCAGGAGGACCCGACCGCCCTCGTCCCCGCCGGCGAGCGTGGCGAGCTGCTCATCTCCGGGCCGCAGGTGTTCCAGGGATACTGGAACCGCCCCGAGGAGAGCGCCGACAGCCTCGTCGAGATCGACGGCCGCACGTGGGTGCGCACGGGTGACGTCGTCGTCGTGCAGCCCGACGGCTTCGTCAAGCTCGTCGACCGCATCAAGGAGATGATCATCTCCGGCGGCTTCAAGGTGTACCCGTCGCAGGTCGAGGACCGGCTCCGCGAGATGCCCGGCATCGAGGACGTCGCCGTCGTCGGCGTGCCCGGGGGAGACCTCGGCGAGCGCGTCGTCGCCGCGATCGTCCTCGCGACCGACGTCGCGGCAGCGATCGACCTCGAGCAGGTGCGCGCGTGGGGCGAGGAGAAGCTCGCGCGCTACGCGCTGCCGAAGCAGCTCGAGATCGTCACGGAGCTGCCCCGCTCCCAGATCGGCAAGGTCCTGCGCCGCGTGGTCCGCGACGACATCATGAGCCGCAAGCAGGCGTAG
- the nusB gene encoding transcription antitermination factor NusB — MAARSKARKRAVDVLFEAEQRDVAPLTMLADRITSPGTEAALPQYACDLIEGYDAHAARIDEVLETYSNGWTLDRMPAVDRAILRLATWEIVYNDDVPDAVAIDEAVELASALSTDESPSFVNGLLARIMELKPTLLG; from the coding sequence GTGGCTGCCCGGAGCAAGGCCCGCAAGCGGGCCGTCGACGTCCTCTTCGAGGCGGAGCAGCGCGACGTCGCCCCGCTGACGATGCTCGCGGACCGCATCACGTCCCCCGGGACGGAAGCGGCGCTGCCGCAGTACGCGTGCGACCTCATCGAGGGGTACGACGCGCACGCGGCGCGCATCGACGAGGTCCTCGAGACGTACTCGAACGGCTGGACGCTCGACCGCATGCCCGCGGTCGACCGGGCGATCCTGCGCCTCGCGACGTGGGAGATCGTCTACAACGACGACGTCCCCGACGCGGTCGCGATCGACGAGGCCGTCGAGCTCGCGTCGGCGCTGTCGACCGACGAGTCGCCGAGCTTCGTCAACGGCCTGCTCGCGCGCATCATGGAGCTCAAGCCGACGCTGCTCGGCTGA
- the carB gene encoding carbamoyl-phosphate synthase large subunit encodes MPRRNDIQSVLVIGSGPIVIGQACEFDYSGTQACRVLKEEGLRVILLNSNPATIMTDPGFADATYVEPITTEVLTSIIAKERPDAVLATLGGQTALNAAIALDEAGVLEEYGVELIGANIPAIQKGEDREQFKQVVEVCGGESARSHIVHTIDEALTAAVDLGYPLVVRPSFTMGGLGSGIAYDEGDLRRIAGQGLHYSPTTEVLLEESILGWKEYELEVMRDKADNVVVICSIENVDPVGVHTGDSVTVAPSLTLTDREYQSLRDIGIAIIREVGVDTGGCNIQFAIHPETGRVVVIEMNPRVSRSSALASKATGYPIAKIAAKVAIGYTLDEITNDITGTTPASFEPTLDYVVVKVPRFAFEKFPAADDTLTTTMKSVGEAMALGRNFTEALGKALRSIDKSGTTFHWDGEVATGAELAELLELIQRPTEQRLVQVQQALRAGAGIEAVYEATKIDRWFLDQIELVNEVAAKVASAPALTRDVLMLAKRHGLSDVQVAALRGIGGAAGESTVREVRRALGVRPVFKTVDTCAAEFAATTPYHYSTYDEETEVAPREREAVIILGSGPNRIGQGIEFDYSCVHATLALAEKYETIMINCNPETVSTDYDTSDRLYFEPLTFEDVLEVYEAELAAGPVKGIIVTLGGQTPLSLAQRLADAGLPILGTQPEAIDAAEDRAVFGRVLEEAGLPAPAFGTATTLPQARSIAAGIGYPVLVRPSYVLGGRGMEIVYSEEQLTGYVERALGAAAQQGGRVAPILIDRFLDDALEIDVDALFDGEELYLGGVMEHIEEAGIHSGDSACVLPPVSLSQAELDRIRRSTEAIARGVGVRGLLNVQYALVSDVLYVLEANPRASRTVPFVSKATGVSLAKAAAQVMAGESIADLRASGILPVEGDAAVIELSQPIAVKEAVLPFKRFRTADGVAVDTVLGPEMRSTGEVMGLSQRFPTAFAKSQAAAFGGLPTSGTVFVSVADRDKRDIVFPLKRLVELGFEILSTTGTATVLQRNGIATRVVRKQSDGRGPDGEPTIVDLISAGEIDLVINTPSGQGARADGYEIRAATTAADRAIVTTTQQLAAAVQAIEAVLAGPFEVTSLQEHMAALVASDLPTPAVVA; translated from the coding sequence GTGCCTCGTCGCAACGACATCCAGAGCGTCCTGGTCATCGGGTCGGGCCCGATCGTCATCGGCCAGGCCTGCGAGTTCGACTACTCGGGCACTCAGGCGTGCCGCGTGCTCAAGGAGGAGGGTCTGCGCGTCATCCTCCTCAACTCCAACCCCGCCACGATCATGACGGACCCCGGCTTCGCCGACGCGACCTACGTCGAGCCGATCACGACCGAGGTCCTCACGTCGATCATCGCCAAGGAGCGCCCCGACGCGGTCCTCGCGACGCTCGGCGGCCAGACGGCCCTCAACGCGGCGATCGCGCTCGACGAGGCCGGTGTCCTCGAGGAGTACGGCGTCGAGCTCATCGGCGCGAACATCCCCGCGATCCAGAAGGGCGAGGACCGCGAGCAGTTCAAGCAGGTCGTCGAGGTGTGCGGCGGCGAGTCCGCGCGCTCGCACATCGTCCACACGATCGACGAGGCGCTCACGGCCGCCGTCGACCTCGGCTACCCGCTCGTCGTGCGTCCGTCGTTCACGATGGGCGGCCTCGGCTCGGGTATCGCGTACGACGAGGGCGACCTGCGCCGCATCGCCGGCCAGGGCCTGCACTACTCGCCCACGACCGAGGTGCTCCTCGAGGAGTCCATCCTCGGCTGGAAGGAGTACGAGCTCGAGGTCATGCGCGACAAGGCGGACAACGTCGTCGTCATCTGCTCGATCGAGAACGTCGACCCGGTGGGCGTCCACACGGGTGACTCCGTGACTGTCGCGCCCTCGCTCACGCTCACGGACCGCGAGTACCAGAGCCTGCGTGACATCGGCATCGCGATCATCCGCGAGGTCGGCGTCGACACCGGTGGCTGCAACATCCAGTTCGCGATCCACCCGGAGACGGGCCGCGTCGTCGTCATCGAGATGAACCCGCGCGTGTCGCGCTCCTCGGCGCTCGCGTCGAAGGCGACGGGCTACCCGATCGCGAAGATCGCTGCCAAGGTCGCGATCGGCTACACGCTCGACGAGATCACGAACGACATCACGGGCACGACGCCCGCGTCGTTCGAGCCGACGCTCGACTACGTCGTCGTCAAGGTGCCGCGCTTCGCGTTCGAGAAGTTCCCGGCGGCCGACGACACGCTCACGACGACCATGAAGTCGGTCGGCGAGGCCATGGCGCTGGGCCGCAACTTCACCGAGGCGCTCGGCAAGGCGCTGCGCTCGATCGACAAGTCCGGCACGACGTTCCACTGGGACGGTGAGGTCGCGACGGGTGCTGAGCTCGCCGAGCTGCTCGAGCTCATCCAGCGTCCGACCGAGCAGCGGCTCGTGCAGGTGCAGCAGGCGCTGCGCGCAGGCGCGGGCATCGAGGCCGTCTACGAGGCGACGAAGATCGACCGCTGGTTCCTCGACCAGATCGAGCTCGTCAACGAGGTCGCGGCCAAGGTCGCGTCGGCGCCCGCGCTCACGCGCGACGTCCTCATGCTCGCCAAGCGCCACGGTCTCTCGGACGTCCAGGTCGCGGCGCTGCGCGGCATCGGTGGTGCGGCGGGGGAGTCGACGGTCCGTGAGGTGCGCCGTGCGCTCGGCGTGCGTCCCGTCTTCAAGACCGTCGACACGTGCGCGGCGGAGTTCGCCGCGACGACGCCGTACCACTACTCGACGTACGACGAGGAGACCGAGGTCGCGCCGCGCGAGCGCGAGGCCGTCATCATCCTCGGCTCGGGCCCCAACCGCATCGGCCAGGGCATCGAGTTCGACTACTCGTGCGTGCACGCGACGCTCGCGCTCGCCGAGAAGTACGAGACCATCATGATCAACTGCAACCCGGAGACCGTCTCGACGGACTACGACACGTCCGACCGCCTCTACTTCGAGCCGCTGACCTTCGAGGACGTGCTCGAGGTCTACGAGGCCGAGCTCGCCGCCGGCCCCGTCAAGGGCATCATCGTGACGCTCGGTGGCCAGACGCCGCTGAGCCTTGCGCAGCGCCTCGCGGACGCGGGCCTGCCGATCCTCGGCACGCAGCCCGAGGCCATCGACGCCGCCGAGGACCGCGCCGTCTTCGGCCGCGTCCTTGAGGAGGCCGGCCTGCCGGCGCCCGCGTTCGGCACGGCGACGACGCTCCCGCAGGCCCGCTCGATCGCGGCGGGCATCGGCTACCCGGTGCTCGTGCGCCCCTCGTACGTCCTCGGCGGCCGCGGCATGGAGATCGTCTACTCCGAGGAGCAGCTCACGGGCTACGTCGAGCGTGCGCTCGGCGCCGCGGCCCAGCAGGGTGGCCGTGTCGCCCCGATCCTCATCGACCGCTTCCTCGACGACGCGCTCGAGATCGACGTCGATGCGCTGTTCGACGGCGAGGAGCTCTACCTCGGCGGCGTCATGGAGCACATCGAGGAGGCCGGTATCCACTCGGGCGACTCGGCGTGCGTCCTGCCGCCCGTCTCGCTCAGCCAGGCCGAGCTCGACCGGATCCGCCGCTCGACCGAGGCGATCGCCCGCGGCGTCGGCGTGCGCGGTCTGCTCAACGTCCAGTACGCGCTCGTGAGCGACGTCCTCTACGTCCTCGAGGCGAACCCGCGCGCGTCACGCACGGTGCCGTTCGTCTCGAAGGCGACGGGCGTCTCGCTCGCGAAGGCGGCCGCTCAGGTCATGGCGGGGGAGTCGATCGCAGACCTGCGCGCGAGCGGCATCCTGCCGGTCGAGGGCGACGCCGCGGTCATCGAGCTCTCGCAGCCGATCGCCGTCAAGGAGGCCGTCCTGCCGTTCAAGCGCTTCCGGACTGCGGACGGCGTCGCGGTCGACACGGTGCTCGGCCCGGAGATGCGCTCGACGGGCGAGGTCATGGGCCTCTCCCAGCGCTTCCCGACGGCCTTCGCGAAGTCGCAGGCCGCGGCGTTCGGAGGCCTGCCGACGTCGGGCACGGTGTTCGTCTCGGTCGCCGACCGCGACAAGCGCGACATCGTCTTCCCGCTCAAGCGGCTCGTCGAGCTCGGCTTCGAGATCCTCTCGACGACGGGCACGGCGACGGTCCTGCAGCGCAACGGCATCGCGACGCGCGTCGTGCGCAAGCAGTCCGACGGCCGCGGACCGGACGGGGAGCCGACGATCGTCGACCTCATCTCCGCGGGCGAGATCGACCTCGTCATCAACACGCCCTCGGGCCAGGGCGCACGCGCCGACGGCTACGAGATCCGCGCAGCGACGACGGCCGCGGACCGCGCGATCGTCACGACGACGCAGCAGCTCGCCGCGGCCGTCCAGGCGATCGAGGCGGTCCTCGCCGGACCGTTCGAGGTGACGTCGCTCCAGGAGCACATGGCGGCCCTCGTGGCCTCCGACCTGCCGACCCCGGCGGTCGTCGCGTGA
- the carA gene encoding glutamine-hydrolyzing carbamoyl-phosphate synthase small subunit, producing the protein MNQPLDLVPLDDDAAVLVLEDGRAFVGRAFGAVGTTLGEIVFNTGMSGYQETLTDPSYHRQIVVMTAPHIGNTGVNSEDPESLRIWVAGFVVRDAARRASNWRSEGDLSDDLAAQGIVGISDIDTRALTRHLRDRGVMSGGIFSGASLLTDGHPRRIGSLVEEILASPQMAGSDLATEVSTDAAYTVEPAGRFAGQEPVATVVALDLGIKSMTPARLAERGVRVHVVPAATSFDELMAYSPDGVFFSNGPGDPSTATGPIALLREVLDARVPYFGICFGNQLLGRALGYGTYKLAYGHRGINQPVMDLATRKVEITSHNHGFAVDAPIGEASTAPHADGRYGRVVVSHVGLNDNVVEGLECLDIPAFSVQYHPEAAAGPHDASYLFDRFIDLMTSGAKTAAGLSAATAATPAASKES; encoded by the coding sequence GTGAACCAGCCCCTCGACCTCGTGCCTCTTGACGACGACGCCGCAGTGCTCGTCCTCGAGGACGGCCGCGCCTTCGTCGGGCGCGCCTTCGGCGCGGTCGGCACGACGCTCGGCGAGATCGTCTTCAACACCGGCATGTCCGGCTACCAGGAGACGCTCACGGACCCGTCCTACCACCGCCAGATCGTCGTCATGACGGCGCCCCACATCGGCAACACCGGTGTCAACAGCGAGGACCCCGAGTCCCTGCGCATCTGGGTGGCGGGCTTCGTCGTCCGGGACGCGGCGCGCCGCGCCTCGAACTGGCGCTCGGAGGGTGACCTCTCCGACGACCTCGCGGCCCAGGGCATCGTCGGCATCTCCGACATCGACACGCGGGCGCTCACGCGTCACCTGCGCGACCGCGGCGTCATGAGCGGCGGCATCTTCTCGGGCGCGTCGCTCCTCACCGACGGCCACCCGCGCCGCATCGGCTCGCTCGTCGAGGAGATCCTCGCGAGCCCGCAGATGGCCGGCTCCGACCTCGCGACCGAGGTCTCGACCGACGCCGCCTACACGGTCGAGCCTGCGGGCCGCTTCGCGGGCCAGGAGCCCGTCGCGACCGTGGTGGCGCTCGACCTCGGCATCAAGTCGATGACTCCCGCGCGGCTCGCCGAGCGCGGCGTGCGCGTGCACGTCGTGCCCGCCGCGACCTCGTTCGACGAGCTCATGGCGTACTCGCCCGACGGTGTCTTCTTCTCGAACGGCCCCGGCGACCCGTCGACGGCCACCGGCCCGATCGCGCTCCTGCGCGAGGTGCTCGACGCGAGGGTGCCCTACTTCGGCATCTGCTTCGGCAACCAGCTCCTCGGTCGCGCGCTCGGCTACGGCACTTACAAGCTCGCCTACGGCCACCGCGGCATCAACCAGCCGGTCATGGACCTCGCGACCCGCAAGGTCGAGATCACGAGCCACAACCACGGCTTCGCGGTCGACGCGCCCATCGGTGAGGCGTCGACGGCCCCGCACGCGGACGGCCGCTACGGCCGCGTCGTCGTCAGCCACGTCGGCCTCAACGACAACGTCGTCGAGGGCCTCGAGTGCCTCGACATCCCGGCGTTCTCGGTGCAGTACCACCCGGAGGCCGCAGCCGGCCCGCACGACGCCTCCTACCTGTTCGACCGCTTCATCGACCTCATGACCTCGGGTGCGAAGACCGCCGCCGGCCTCTCGGCCGCGACCGCCGCCACGCCCGCCGCCAGCAAGGAGAGCTGA
- a CDS encoding dihydroorotase, with protein sequence MTAQNRPVLLTAARVLGGEPQDVLLADGIVAKVAPAGTLEAPEGALTIDATDKVLLPGLVDLHTHLREPGREDAETVLTGTRAAALGGFTAVHAMANTTPVADTAGVVEQVWRLGNDAGWVDVFPVGAVSVGLAGEQLAELGAMASSAARVRVFSDDGKCVHDPVLMRRALEYVKAFDGVVAQHAQEPRLTEGAQMHEGVVSAEIGLRGWPAVAEEAIIARDVLLAEHVGSRLHVCHLSTAGSVEIVRWAKSRGLQVTAEVTPHHLILTDELARGYDPVYKVNPPLRTAEDVEAVRQGLADGTIDIVATDHAPHPVEDKDCEWDAAAFGMTGLETALAVVQETMVETGRLTWADVARVLSTNPARIGRVDDRHGRPVAKGEPANLTLVDPAVRRTVEPALQGTMSRNSPFAGRELPGQVVATFLRGRPTVLDGEALAPAGAPAPQRATA encoded by the coding sequence ATGACCGCCCAGAACCGACCCGTCCTCCTCACGGCGGCACGCGTGCTCGGCGGTGAGCCCCAGGACGTCCTGCTCGCCGACGGCATCGTCGCGAAGGTCGCTCCCGCCGGGACGCTCGAGGCCCCCGAGGGTGCGCTGACGATCGACGCGACGGACAAGGTCCTCCTGCCGGGCCTCGTCGACCTCCACACGCACCTGCGCGAGCCGGGCCGCGAGGACGCCGAGACCGTGCTCACGGGCACGCGCGCGGCGGCGCTCGGCGGCTTCACCGCCGTGCACGCGATGGCCAACACGACGCCCGTCGCCGACACCGCAGGCGTCGTCGAGCAGGTCTGGCGACTCGGCAACGACGCGGGCTGGGTCGACGTCTTCCCCGTCGGCGCGGTGTCCGTCGGCCTCGCGGGCGAGCAGCTCGCGGAGCTCGGGGCCATGGCGTCCTCGGCAGCGCGCGTCCGCGTCTTCTCCGACGACGGCAAGTGCGTCCACGACCCCGTCCTCATGCGCCGTGCGCTCGAGTACGTCAAGGCGTTCGACGGCGTCGTCGCCCAGCACGCCCAGGAGCCGCGCCTCACCGAGGGCGCCCAGATGCACGAGGGCGTCGTCTCCGCCGAGATCGGCCTGCGCGGCTGGCCGGCGGTCGCCGAGGAGGCGATCATCGCGCGCGACGTCCTGCTCGCGGAGCACGTCGGCTCGCGCCTGCACGTGTGCCACCTCTCGACGGCCGGCTCTGTCGAGATCGTCCGCTGGGCGAAGTCCCGCGGCCTGCAGGTGACGGCCGAGGTCACGCCGCACCACCTCATCCTCACGGACGAGCTCGCGCGCGGCTACGACCCCGTCTACAAGGTCAACCCGCCGCTGCGGACGGCCGAGGACGTCGAGGCCGTGCGCCAGGGTCTGGCCGACGGCACGATCGACATCGTGGCGACCGACCACGCCCCGCACCCTGTCGAGGACAAGGACTGCGAGTGGGACGCCGCGGCGTTCGGCATGACGGGCCTCGAGACGGCCCTCGCGGTCGTCCAGGAGACGATGGTCGAGACCGGCCGCCTCACCTGGGCGGACGTCGCCCGCGTGCTCTCGACGAACCCCGCGCGCATCGGTCGAGTCGACGACCGTCACGGCCGTCCCGTCGCCAAGGGCGAGCCTGCCAACCTCACGCTCGTCGACCCGGCCGTGCGCCGCACGGTCGAGCCCGCGCTCCAGGGCACGATGAGCCGCAACTCGCCGTTCGCGGGTCGTGAGCTCCCGGGCCAGGTCGTCGCGACGTTCCTCCGCGGACGTCCGACGGTCCTCGACGGCGAGGCGCTCGCGCCCGCCGGTGCGCCGGCACCGCAGAGGGCGACCGCCTGA
- the nrdI gene encoding class Ib ribonucleoside-diphosphate reductase assembly flavoprotein NrdI, translating into MIEIYFASSSSGMVRQFAERLGRPAHDLGDRDVRRSVPEGPWVLITPSYKTGNPDNDTIPEPVRRFLRDPVTRRRMVGIMGSGNRNFGSHYQAAARTIARISGRPVLFEFELQGTQWDVADARKVLDELEVALEAAHSA; encoded by the coding sequence ATGATCGAGATCTACTTCGCGTCCAGCTCGTCGGGCATGGTGCGCCAGTTCGCCGAGCGGCTCGGGCGTCCGGCGCACGACCTCGGCGACCGCGATGTCCGGCGCAGCGTGCCCGAGGGGCCGTGGGTGCTCATCACCCCGTCCTACAAGACCGGCAACCCCGACAACGACACGATCCCCGAGCCCGTCCGCCGGTTCCTCCGTGACCCGGTGACGCGACGACGGATGGTCGGGATCATGGGCTCCGGCAACCGGAACTTCGGCTCGCACTACCAGGCTGCCGCGCGCACGATCGCGCGGATCTCTGGCCGTCCGGTGCTCTTCGAGTTCGAGCTTCAGGGAACCCAGTGGGACGTCGCGGACGCGCGCAAGGTCCTCGACGAGCTCGAGGTCGCCCTCGAGGCCGCTCACTCCGCCTGA
- a CDS encoding aspartate carbamoyltransferase catalytic subunit, whose translation MRHLLDTRDLTRADAVHILDTAAEMAATQSREIKKLPTLRGRTVVNLFFEDSTRTRISFETAAKRLSADVINFSAKGSSVSKGESLKDTALTLQAMGADGIVVRHHASGAPHLLAHAGWVDAAVVNAGDGTHQHPTQALLDAFTIRRHLAERGSAGAGAGLDARSGVGRDLAGLKVAIVGDVLHSRVARSNVQLLTTLGAEVTLVAPPTLVPVGVESWPCAVSYDLDATLEAVNPDAVMMLRVQRERMSVGGGGFFPSPLEYSRLYGLDQRRLGALAEHTIVMHPGPMNRGLEISAHAADAARSVIVEQVSNGVAVRMAVLYLTLAGSGTAAPAPTSKEPA comes from the coding sequence ATGAGGCACCTTCTCGACACGCGCGACCTGACGCGCGCCGACGCGGTCCACATCCTCGACACGGCCGCCGAGATGGCGGCGACGCAGTCGCGCGAGATCAAGAAGCTGCCGACGCTGCGCGGCCGCACGGTCGTCAACCTCTTCTTCGAGGACTCGACCCGCACCCGGATCTCCTTCGAGACCGCAGCCAAGCGCCTCAGCGCGGACGTCATCAACTTCTCCGCGAAGGGCTCGAGCGTCTCCAAGGGCGAGTCCCTCAAGGACACGGCGCTCACGCTCCAGGCGATGGGCGCGGACGGCATCGTCGTCCGCCACCACGCGTCGGGCGCGCCGCACCTGCTCGCGCACGCGGGCTGGGTCGACGCGGCCGTCGTCAACGCGGGCGACGGCACGCACCAGCACCCCACGCAGGCGCTGCTCGACGCGTTCACGATCCGCCGCCACCTCGCCGAGCGAGGCTCGGCCGGTGCGGGCGCCGGCCTCGACGCACGCAGCGGCGTCGGCCGCGACCTCGCGGGCCTCAAGGTCGCGATCGTCGGTGACGTCCTGCACTCGCGCGTCGCGCGCTCGAACGTCCAGCTCCTCACGACGCTCGGCGCAGAGGTGACGCTCGTCGCCCCGCCGACGCTCGTGCCGGTCGGCGTCGAGTCGTGGCCGTGCGCCGTGAGCTACGACCTCGACGCGACGCTCGAGGCCGTCAACCCCGACGCCGTCATGATGCTGCGCGTCCAGCGCGAGCGTATGAGCGTGGGGGGCGGCGGCTTCTTCCCGAGCCCGCTCGAGTACTCGCGGCTCTACGGACTCGACCAGCGTCGGCTCGGTGCGCTCGCCGAGCACACGATCGTCATGCACCCAGGTCCCATGAACCGTGGCCTCGAGATCTCCGCGCACGCCGCGGACGCTGCCCGCTCGGTCATCGTCGAGCAGGTCTCCAACGGGGTCGCCGTCCGCATGGCCGTCCTCTACCTCACGCTCGCGGGCTCCGGCACCGCGGCGCCTGCCCCGACGTCGAAGGAGCCCGCATGA